In a genomic window of Streptococcus mitis NCTC 12261:
- the gyrB gene encoding DNA topoisomerase (ATP-hydrolyzing) subunit B, protein MTEEIKNLQAQDYDASQIQVLEGLEAVRMRPGMYIGSTSKEGLHHLVWEIVDNSIDEALAGFASHIQVFIEPDNSITVVDDGRGIPVDIQEKTGRPAVETVFTVLHAGGKFGGGGYKVSGGLHGVGSSVVNALSTQLDVHVHKNGKIHYQEYRRGHVVADLEVVGDTDKTGTTVHFIPDPEIFTETTTFDFDKLNKRIQELAFLNRGLQISITDKREGLEQTKHYHYEGGIASYVEYINENKDVIFDTPIYTDGEMDDITVEVAMQYTTGYHENVMSFANNIHTHEGGTHEQGFRTALTRVINDYARKNKLLKDNEDNLTGEDVREGLTAVISVKHPNPQFEGQTKTKLGNSEVVKITNRLFSDAFSDFLMENPQIAKRIVEKGILAAKARVAAKRAREVTRKKSGLEISNLPGKLADCSSNNPAETELFIVEGDSAGGSAKSGRNREFQAILPIRGKILNVEKASMDKILANEEIRSLFTAMGTGFGAEFDVSKARYQKLVLMTDADVDGAHIRTLLLTLIYRYMKPILEAGYVYIAQPPIYGVKVGSEIKEYIQPGADQEIKLQEALARHSEGRAKPTIQRYKGLGEMDDHQLWETTMDPEHRLMARVSVDDAAEADKIFDMLMGDRVEPRREFIEENAVYSTLDV, encoded by the coding sequence ATGACAGAAGAAATCAAAAATCTGCAGGCACAAGATTATGATGCCAGTCAAATTCAAGTTTTAGAGGGCTTAGAGGCTGTTCGTATGCGTCCAGGGATGTATATCGGGTCAACTTCAAAAGAAGGTCTTCACCATCTAGTCTGGGAAATTGTTGATAACTCAATTGACGAGGCCTTGGCAGGATTTGCTAGCCATATTCAAGTCTTTATTGAGCCAGATAATTCGATTACAGTTGTTGATGATGGACGTGGTATCCCAGTCGATATTCAGGAAAAAACAGGTCGACCTGCCGTTGAGACTGTCTTTACTGTTCTTCACGCTGGAGGAAAGTTTGGCGGTGGCGGATATAAGGTCTCAGGTGGTCTTCACGGAGTGGGGTCCTCAGTTGTTAACGCCCTTTCAACTCAATTAGATGTTCATGTCCACAAAAATGGTAAGATTCATTACCAAGAATACCGTCGTGGTCATGTTGTCGCAGACCTTGAGGTGGTTGGAGATACGGATAAAACTGGAACAACAGTTCACTTTATACCGGATCCAGAAATTTTCACTGAAACAACAACTTTTGATTTTGATAAATTAAATAAACGGATTCAAGAGTTGGCCTTTCTAAATCGTGGTCTTCAAATCTCCATCACAGATAAGCGTGAGGGGCTAGAACAAACTAAGCATTACCACTATGAAGGTGGGATTGCTAGCTACGTTGAATATATCAACGAGAACAAGGATGTTATCTTTGATACACCAATTTACACAGATGGTGAAATGGATGATATCACGGTTGAAGTAGCCATGCAGTACACAACGGGTTACCATGAAAATGTCATGAGTTTCGCCAATAATATTCATACCCATGAAGGTGGAACGCATGAACAAGGTTTCCGTACAGCCTTGACTCGTGTTATCAACGATTATGCTCGTAAAAATAAGTTATTGAAAGACAATGAAGACAATCTAACAGGGGAAGATGTTCGTGAAGGATTAACTGCAGTTATCTCAGTTAAACACCCAAATCCACAGTTTGAAGGACAAACCAAGACCAAACTGGGAAATAGCGAAGTGGTTAAGATTACCAATCGCCTCTTCAGTGATGCCTTTTCTGATTTCCTCATGGAAAATCCACAGATTGCTAAACGTATTGTGGAAAAAGGAATTTTGGCTGCTAAGGCTCGTGTGGCTGCCAAGCGTGCGCGTGAAGTCACTCGTAAAAAATCTGGTTTGGAAATTTCCAACCTTCCAGGAAAACTAGCAGACTGTTCTTCTAACAATCCTGCGGAAACAGAACTCTTCATCGTCGAAGGAGATTCAGCTGGTGGATCAGCAAAATCTGGTCGTAACCGTGAATTTCAAGCAATCCTTCCAATTCGCGGTAAGATTTTGAACGTTGAAAAGGCAAGTATGGATAAGATTCTAGCTAACGAAGAAATTCGTAGTCTTTTCACAGCGATGGGAACAGGATTTGGTGCAGAATTTGATGTTTCAAAAGCCCGTTACCAAAAACTCGTTTTGATGACCGATGCCGATGTCGATGGAGCCCATATTCGTACTCTTCTTTTAACCTTGATTTATCGTTATATGAAACCAATTCTAGAAGCTGGTTATGTCTATATTGCCCAACCACCAATCTATGGTGTCAAGGTTGGAAGCGAGATTAAAGAATATATCCAGCCAGGAGCGGATCAAGAAATTAAACTCCAAGAAGCCTTGGCCCGCCACAGTGAAGGACGTGCCAAACCAACCATTCAGCGTTATAAAGGTTTGGGTGAAATGGATGATCACCAGTTGTGGGAAACAACCATGGATCCCGAACATCGCTTAATGGCAAGAGTTTCTGTGGACGATGCTGCAGAAGCAGATAAAATCTTTGATATGTTGATGGGGGATCGAGTAGAGCCTCGTCGTGAATTTATCGAAGAAAATGCCGTCTATAGTACACTTGATGTCTAA
- a CDS encoding bifunctional DnaQ family exonuclease/ATP-dependent helicase gives MKTIGNRYVVVDLEATSTGSKAKIIQVGIVVIEDGKIVDHYTTDVNPHEPLDAHIKELTGLTDQRLAQAPDFSQVARKIFDLVEDGIFVAHNVQFDANLLAENLFFEGYELRNPRVDTVELAQVFFPKLEKYSLPILCRELGIPLKHAHTALSDAQATAELLLFLQEKMAQLPKGLLERLLEMADALLYESYLLIEEIYRNKSILSSPDLVEVQGLYFKKTGAPLEPRKLSQDFSKNISLLNLEVREEQESFAKEVGLLLKDEPVSLIQAPTGIGKTYGYLLPALSQVENRQIVLSVPTKILQNQIMEEEGKRLKEVFHIDIHSLKGPHNYLKLDAFYRSLQENDENRLFRRFKMQLLIWLTETETGDLDEIGQLYRYQHFLTDLRHDGNLSSQSLFVTEDFWKRSQEKAQTCKLLVTNHAYLVTRLEDNPEFVSDRLLIIDEVQKILLALENLLQETYDVQSIIDLLDKALLEEQNKVQQRILESIRFECLYLIEQFQSGKSRKNILDSLTNLHQYFSELEVEDFEELVRYFTADRDYWLEAIETSQKKIQISSTKSGRILLSSLVPNSCQVLGVSATLEISQRVSLADLLGYPEAKFVKIEAGKKQDQEVVLVKDFPLVTETSLEVYAKEVTDLLMDVQDFQQPILVLFTAKDMLLAVSDLLPVSHLAQYKNGDVHQLKKRFEKGEQQILLGAASFWEGVDFSSHSFVIQIVPRLPFQNPQEPLTKKINQELIQEGKNAFYDYQLPMAIIRLKQALGRSMRREHQRSLTLILDRRIVGKRYGKQIVTSLAKEAIVKTVSQSEVDEAIDKFLNEL, from the coding sequence ATGAAAACGATTGGTAATCGCTATGTTGTGGTTGATTTAGAGGCAACTAGCACAGGTAGTAAGGCTAAAATTATCCAAGTGGGAATTGTCGTGATTGAGGATGGAAAAATCGTCGATCACTATACGACAGATGTCAATCCACATGAACCCTTGGATGCTCATATAAAAGAACTGACAGGATTGACAGACCAACGTCTGGCGCAAGCACCTGATTTTTCGCAAGTTGCTAGAAAAATCTTTGACTTGGTGGAGGATGGGATTTTTGTAGCCCATAATGTTCAGTTTGATGCCAATCTCTTGGCGGAAAATTTATTTTTTGAAGGCTATGAACTAAGAAATCCTCGTGTTGACACGGTCGAATTGGCTCAGGTCTTTTTTCCTAAACTGGAAAAATATAGTTTGCCGATATTGTGTCGAGAATTAGGAATTCCTCTAAAACACGCTCACACAGCCCTTTCAGATGCCCAAGCTACTGCGGAATTACTCTTATTTCTACAGGAAAAGATGGCCCAGCTTCCTAAAGGTCTCTTGGAACGCTTGCTGGAAATGGCTGACGCCCTCCTATACGAGTCCTACCTGCTTATTGAAGAAATTTATCGAAACAAATCTATCCTGAGTTCACCAGACTTGGTCGAAGTTCAAGGACTGTATTTCAAGAAAACTGGAGCTCCCCTGGAGCCACGAAAACTATCCCAAGATTTTTCTAAAAATATTTCTCTGTTAAATCTTGAAGTGAGGGAGGAGCAAGAAAGTTTTGCTAAAGAGGTTGGCTTGCTATTGAAAGATGAGCCTGTCTCTCTGATTCAAGCTCCGACAGGGATTGGTAAAACTTATGGATATCTCTTACCTGCTTTGTCCCAAGTGGAAAATCGTCAGATTGTCCTTAGCGTTCCGACAAAGATTCTTCAAAATCAAATCATGGAAGAAGAAGGTAAACGTCTCAAGGAAGTGTTCCATATAGATATTCATAGTTTAAAGGGACCACACAATTATCTGAAGTTGGATGCCTTTTATCGTTCCTTGCAGGAAAATGATGAAAATCGCTTATTTAGACGCTTTAAAATGCAACTCTTGATCTGGCTGACTGAGACAGAGACAGGAGATTTGGATGAAATTGGGCAACTCTACCGTTACCAACATTTTCTAACAGACCTTCGTCATGACGGGAATTTATCATCTCAAAGCTTATTTGTGACGGAAGATTTTTGGAAACGTAGTCAAGAAAAGGCACAAACCTGCAAGCTTTTAGTGACCAATCATGCCTATCTTGTAACTAGACTGGAAGATAATCCTGAATTTGTCAGTGACCGTTTATTGATTATTGATGAAGTTCAAAAGATTTTGTTAGCTCTAGAAAATCTGCTTCAAGAGACTTACGATGTCCAGTCTATTATCGATTTGCTTGATAAGGCTTTACTGGAGGAGCAAAATAAGGTCCAACAACGAATACTAGAAAGTATTCGCTTTGAGTGCCTCTACTTGATAGAACAATTTCAGTCTGGAAAATCTAGGAAAAATATCTTGGATTCTCTGACCAATCTCCACCAGTATTTTTCAGAATTAGAAGTAGAAGACTTTGAGGAGCTGGTTCGCTATTTTACAGCTGACCGAGATTACTGGCTTGAAGCAATTGAAACGAGTCAAAAGAAAATTCAAATTTCCTCTACGAAATCAGGACGTATTCTCCTATCTTCTTTAGTACCTAATTCATGTCAAGTCTTGGGAGTGTCGGCTACTCTTGAGATTAGTCAGAGAGTTTCTTTGGCAGACCTGTTAGGCTATCCCGAAGCTAAATTTGTTAAGATTGAAGCTGGTAAAAAACAGGATCAAGAAGTGGTCTTGGTCAAAGATTTTCCCCTGGTAACAGAAACCTCCTTAGAAGTCTACGCCAAAGAGGTAACTGATTTGCTGATGGATGTTCAAGATTTCCAGCAACCTATTTTAGTTCTCTTTACTGCTAAAGACATGCTTCTAGCAGTGTCGGATTTACTTCCAGTTAGCCACTTGGCCCAGTATAAAAATGGGGATGTTCATCAACTGAAGAAACGCTTTGAAAAAGGTGAACAACAAATCCTGCTAGGTGCAGCAAGTTTCTGGGAGGGAGTTGATTTTTCAAGTCATTCTTTTGTGATTCAAATTGTACCAAGACTTCCTTTCCAAAACCCCCAAGAACCCTTGACGAAAAAGATCAATCAGGAACTAATTCAAGAAGGGAAAAATGCCTTTTATGATTATCAATTGCCAATGGCCATTATTCGTTTAAAACAGGCTTTAGGAAGAAGTATGAGACGTGAACACCAACGTTCCTTAACTCTGATTTTGGATAGGAGAATTGTCGGAAAGCGATATGGCAAACAAATTGTGACTTCTCTAGCAAAAGAAGCGATTGTTAAAACCGTCTCTCAATCCGAAGTTGATGAGGCTATTGATAAATTTTTAAATGAACTTTGA
- a CDS encoding FtsW/RodA/SpoVE family cell cycle protein, which produces MKRSLDSRVDYSLLLPVFFLLVIGVVAIYIAVSHDYPNNILPILGQQVAWIALGLVIGFVVMLFNTEFLWKVTPFLYILGLGLMVLPIVFYNPSLVASTGAKNWVSVNGVTLFQPSEFMKISYILMLARVIVQFTKKHKEWRRTVPLDFLLIFWMILFTIPVLVLLALQSDLGTALVFVAIFSGIVLLSGVSWKIIIPVFVTAVTGIAGFLAIFISKDGRAFLHQLGMPTYQINRILAWLNPFDFAQTTTYQQAQGQIAIGSGGLFGQGFNASNLLIPVRESDMIFTVIAEDFGFIGSVLVIALYLMLIYRMLKITLKSNNQFYTYISTGLIMMLLFHIFENIGAVTGLLPLTGIPLPFISQGGSAIISNLIGVGLLLSMSYQTNLAEEKSGKVPFKRKKVVLKQIK; this is translated from the coding sequence ATGAAACGTTCTCTCGACTCTAGAGTCGATTATAGTTTGCTCCTGCCAGTATTTTTCCTACTGGTTATCGGCGTGGTGGCTATTTATATAGCTGTTAGTCATGATTATCCAAACAATATTCTGCCCATTTTAGGGCAGCAGGTCGCCTGGATCGCCTTGGGGCTTGTGATTGGTTTTGTGGTCATGCTCTTTAATACTGAATTTCTTTGGAAGGTTACACCCTTTCTATATATTTTAGGCTTGGGACTTATGGTTTTACCTATCGTCTTTTATAATCCAAGCTTAGTTGCATCAACAGGTGCCAAAAACTGGGTATCGGTAAATGGTGTTACCTTGTTCCAGCCGTCAGAATTTATGAAGATATCCTATATCCTCATGTTGGCTCGTGTGATTGTCCAGTTTACCAAAAAACATAAGGAATGGAGACGCACAGTTCCGCTGGACTTCTTGTTGATTTTCTGGATGATTCTCTTTACCATTCCAGTCCTAGTTCTTTTGGCACTTCAAAGTGACTTGGGGACGGCTTTGGTTTTTGTAGCCATTTTCTCAGGAATCGTTTTATTATCGGGGGTTTCTTGGAAAATTATTATCCCAGTATTTGTGACTGCTGTAACAGGAATTGCTGGTTTCTTAGCTATTTTTATCAGCAAGGACGGTCGGGCTTTTCTCCATCAACTGGGAATGCCGACCTACCAAATCAACCGTATTTTGGCTTGGCTCAATCCTTTTGACTTTGCCCAAACAACCACTTACCAACAGGCTCAAGGACAGATTGCCATTGGAAGCGGTGGCTTATTTGGACAAGGGTTTAATGCTTCGAATCTGCTTATTCCAGTTCGAGAGTCGGATATGATTTTCACGGTTATCGCAGAAGATTTTGGCTTTATTGGCTCTGTCCTTGTTATTGCCCTTTATCTCATGCTGATTTATCGTATGTTGAAGATTACTCTTAAATCAAATAATCAGTTCTACACCTATATTTCCACAGGTTTGATTATGATGTTACTCTTCCATATCTTTGAGAATATCGGTGCCGTGACAGGTTTGCTTCCTTTGACTGGGATTCCCTTGCCTTTTATTTCGCAAGGAGGATCGGCTATTATCAGTAATTTAATCGGTGTTGGCTTGCTTTTATCGATGAGTTACCAGACTAATCTAGCTGAAGAAAAGAGCGGAAAAGTTCCATTCAAACGGAAAAAGGTTGTATTAAAACAAATCAAATAA
- a CDS encoding HAD family hydrolase, with protein MKYHDYIWDLGGTLLDNYETSTAAFVETLALYGITQDHDSVYQALKVSTDFAIETFAPNLENFLEKYKENEARELEHPILFDGVSDLLKDISNQGGRHFLVSHRNDQVLEILEKTSIAAYFTEVVTSNSGFKRKPDPESMIYLREKYQISSGLVIGDRPIDIEAGQAAGLATHLFTSIVNLRQVLDM; from the coding sequence ATGAAATATCACGATTATATCTGGGATTTAGGTGGAACTTTACTGGATAATTACGAAACTTCAACAGCTGCATTTGTTGAAACATTGGCATTGTATGGCATCACACAAGACCATGACAGTGTCTATCAGGCTTTAAAGGTTTCTACTGATTTTGCGATTGAGACATTCGCTCCCAACTTAGAGAATTTTTTAGAAAAATATAAGGAAAATGAAGCCAGAGAGCTTGAACATCCGATTTTGTTTGATGGAGTTTCTGATTTATTGAAAGATATCTCCAATCAAGGTGGCCGTCATTTTTTGGTTTCTCATCGAAATGATCAGGTCTTGGAAATTTTAGAAAAAACCTCTATAGCAGCTTATTTTACAGAAGTGGTGACTTCTAACTCAGGCTTTAAGAGAAAACCAGATCCTGAATCCATGATTTATTTAAGAGAAAAATATCAAATTAGTTCAGGCCTTGTCATTGGTGATCGACCGATTGATATCGAAGCCGGGCAAGCTGCAGGACTAGCTACCCACTTGTTTACCAGTATCGTGAATTTAAGACAAGTATTAGACATGTAA
- a CDS encoding DJ-1 family glyoxalase III, whose amino-acid sequence MVKVAVMLAQGFEEIEALTVVDVLRRANITCDMVGFEEQVTGSHAIQVSADRVFDGDLSDYDMIVLPGGMPGSAHLRDNQALIQELQSFEREGKKLAAICAAPIALNQAGLLKNKQYTCYDGVQEQIFDGQYVKETVVVDGHLITSRGPSTALAFAYELVEQLGGDAETLRTGMLYLDVFGKNQ is encoded by the coding sequence ATGGTAAAAGTAGCAGTTATGTTGGCTCAGGGCTTTGAAGAAATTGAAGCTTTGACAGTTGTGGATGTTTTGCGTCGTGCAAATATTACTTGTGATATGGTTGGTTTTGAAGAGCAAGTGACGGGTTCGCATGCAATCCAAGTAAGTGCAGACCGTGTTTTTGATGGTGATTTATCAGACTATGACATGATTGTTCTTCCTGGAGGTATGCCTGGTTCTGCACATTTGCGCGATAATCAGGCCTTGATTCAAGAGTTGCAAAGCTTTGAACGAGAAGGGAAGAAACTGGCAGCCATTTGTGCGGCGCCAATTGCCCTCAATCAAGCAGGGCTATTGAAAAACAAGCAGTACACTTGCTATGATGGCGTTCAAGAGCAAATCTTTGATGGTCAATATGTAAAGGAAACAGTAGTGGTAGATGGTCATTTGATAACCAGTCGAGGCCCCTCAACAGCCCTTGCCTTTGCCTACGAGTTGGTGGAGCAATTAGGAGGAGACGCAGAGACTTTACGAACAGGAATGCTCTATCTAGATGTCTTTGGTAAAAATCAGTAA